The following are from one region of the Amedibacterium intestinale genome:
- a CDS encoding glycoside hydrolase family 1 protein, producing the protein MAFKEGFLWGGATAANQYEGAWNIGNKGVSSADCCTRGSRSEPRKVTYMTKEGEIKADVMFGLDAPEGAQFGCFEGYDYPSHEASDFYHHYKEDIALMAEMGFKTFRMSINWTRIYPLGYEEEPNEEGLKFYDDVFDECLKYGIKPLVTLSHYETPVGLTNKWGSWADARTIDCFARYVETVGNRYKGKVEYWLTFNEINCLEFGGWMAAGVASRDPQKIADAGKHQLLASAKAVQILHEIDENNKVGNMIGYGMIYPYTCNPKDVFQTWEKFKGSYFYCDVQARGYYPSYKLKEYEQKGIQFSLTKEEKELLKNGTVDFISFSYYMSNCTSTDPKVLADQGGNMMFGVKNPYLKASDWGWQIDPIGLRLSLNYMYDRYQKPLMVVENGLGAQDVLEANGEIHDSYRIDYLRDHIQAMHDAVSLDGVELWGFTPWGCIDLVSASTGEMHKRYGFVYVDYQDDGTGNGNRIRKDSFYWYKKVIASNGEDLK; encoded by the coding sequence ATGGCATTTAAAGAAGGATTTTTATGGGGAGGGGCGACAGCTGCCAACCAGTATGAAGGAGCATGGAATATTGGAAATAAAGGAGTAAGCAGTGCAGATTGCTGTACACGTGGTTCCAGAAGTGAACCAAGAAAAGTAACGTATATGACCAAAGAAGGAGAAATCAAAGCGGATGTCATGTTTGGCTTAGATGCACCAGAAGGGGCACAATTTGGTTGCTTTGAAGGGTATGATTATCCAAGTCATGAGGCAAGTGATTTCTATCATCACTATAAAGAAGATATTGCTTTGATGGCAGAAATGGGATTTAAGACATTTCGTATGTCTATTAACTGGACAAGAATTTATCCTTTAGGTTATGAAGAAGAACCAAATGAAGAGGGATTAAAATTTTATGATGATGTTTTTGATGAATGTTTAAAATATGGAATCAAACCACTGGTAACTTTATCACATTATGAAACACCGGTAGGATTAACAAATAAATGGGGTTCTTGGGCAGATGCCAGAACGATTGATTGCTTTGCGCGTTATGTAGAAACAGTTGGAAACCGTTATAAAGGAAAAGTAGAATATTGGTTGACTTTTAACGAAATTAACTGTTTAGAGTTTGGTGGTTGGATGGCTGCTGGTGTAGCAAGTCGTGATCCTCAAAAGATTGCAGATGCAGGAAAACATCAGTTATTGGCAAGTGCGAAAGCTGTACAGATTTTACATGAAATTGATGAAAATAATAAAGTAGGAAATATGATTGGTTATGGAATGATTTATCCATATACATGTAATCCAAAAGATGTATTTCAAACTTGGGAAAAATTTAAGGGAAGTTATTTCTATTGTGATGTGCAGGCTAGAGGATATTATCCATCTTATAAATTAAAAGAATATGAACAAAAGGGTATTCAATTTTCTTTGACAAAAGAAGAAAAAGAATTGTTGAAAAATGGAACGGTTGATTTTATAAGTTTCTCATATTATATGTCTAATTGTACTTCAACTGATCCAAAAGTACTGGCAGATCAAGGTGGAAATATGATGTTTGGGGTCAAAAATCCATATCTGAAGGCAAGTGATTGGGGATGGCAGATTGATCCAATTGGATTACGATTGTCTTTAAATTACATGTATGATCGTTATCAAAAGCCTTTGATGGTAGTAGAAAATGGTTTAGGAGCACAGGATGTCCTGGAAGCTAATGGAGAAATTCATGATTCTTATCGTATTGATTATTTACGTGATCATATTCAGGCAATGCATGATGCGGTTAGCTTGGATGGTGTTGAGTTATGGGGATTTACACCATGGGGATGTATTGATTTAGTATCTGCATCAACTGGAGAAATGCATAAACGTTATGGTTTTGTTTATGTAGATTATCAGGATGATGGAACAGGAAACGGAAATCGTATTCGTAAAGATTCTTTCTACTGGTATAAAAAGGTCATTGCCAGCAATGGGGAAGATTTAAAGTAA
- a CDS encoding glycoside hydrolase family 3 N-terminal domain-containing protein — MKEPSQRVKDILANMSIEQKAAQLSCVIPSLVLEKGEFKEERALKEMPFGVGRMTQFASGFTQGPVQAATGYNAIQKYMIEKTGLPAIIQNESSSGTVAAQGTIFPVPIALASSFEPKLSYEMGKVIADEGKAIGVHAMMSPVADVSRDARWGRVDETFGEDPLVCARFTSEEVRGIQGEDYTSRCAALAKHWVGYGASEGGINCATINIGKKELFEVYATPFAAAIKENDMQSIMVTYSEIDGRPMSVNEEYTQKVLREDLGFNGIAVCDGMSIPRVFETQGMFASREELAAAALKAGIDADTMFTTVYNHISEGVKKGCINEEDLDAAVLRTLQFREEMGLLDNPYVDPQKAQEVYDDPKADKLSEEIAQKAITLLKNDGILPLKNTYKKIAVIGPFANKLSSFFGGYAYPAMMGSFLEMCVDPSVAVKMEGFQEIAEKMFDIESMKQKMYKDPSKSFAENFDNYLKEELGTQSLTEALQQECKDITFVSYGESLNTENYKACIEKALEVAKDADAVILALGEVTGQGKDATSGEGVNNPDLSLPFHQQELVEAIHSIHKPSVLVLFNGRPLALGETEPLVNAIVEAWYPGPSGGKPVAKVLSGAFNPQGHLPVTFPRMSAQCPIYYGHKTGSGYMNIHQEPDASVMQPLYPFGYGLSYTTFKISNLKHEKEVEIGDSFKVSIDITNTGTIAGSDVVQVYTHSMAPTINRPIKELRGFKNVYLNPKETKTIEFEFDTHQFGYYNALEQFVIENRPQEIFVGDNSSVIQEKGRIEFKGKTKEILHERVFDFKVVEK, encoded by the coding sequence ATGAAAGAACCAAGTCAAAGAGTTAAAGATATTTTAGCAAATATGAGCATAGAACAAAAAGCAGCACAATTATCTTGTGTAATACCATCTTTAGTTTTAGAAAAAGGGGAATTTAAAGAGGAGAGAGCATTAAAAGAAATGCCTTTTGGTGTTGGACGTATGACACAATTTGCATCTGGTTTTACACAAGGACCTGTACAGGCAGCAACTGGTTATAATGCGATACAAAAATATATGATAGAAAAAACAGGGTTACCTGCGATTATTCAAAATGAAAGTTCTTCTGGAACGGTTGCGGCACAAGGAACGATATTTCCAGTTCCTATTGCATTAGCAAGCAGTTTTGAACCAAAATTATCCTATGAAATGGGAAAAGTCATTGCGGATGAAGGAAAGGCTATTGGTGTTCATGCGATGATGTCACCAGTTGCGGATGTAAGTCGTGATGCCAGATGGGGTAGAGTTGATGAAACTTTTGGGGAAGATCCACTTGTTTGTGCACGTTTTACAAGTGAAGAAGTAAGAGGAATACAAGGAGAAGATTATACTTCAAGATGTGCAGCTTTAGCAAAACATTGGGTTGGATATGGAGCATCCGAAGGTGGAATTAACTGTGCTACGATCAATATAGGAAAGAAAGAATTATTTGAAGTATATGCCACCCCATTCGCTGCGGCTATTAAAGAAAATGACATGCAAAGTATAATGGTTACTTACAGTGAAATTGATGGCAGACCAATGTCAGTAAATGAGGAATATACACAAAAGGTATTAAGAGAAGATTTAGGTTTTAATGGAATTGCAGTATGTGATGGAATGTCTATCCCTCGTGTCTTTGAAACACAGGGAATGTTTGCTTCTAGAGAAGAATTGGCAGCTGCTGCATTAAAAGCAGGTATTGATGCAGATACAATGTTTACAACAGTGTATAACCATATTAGTGAAGGTGTAAAAAAAGGATGTATCAATGAAGAAGATTTAGATGCCGCTGTTTTAAGAACTCTGCAATTTAGAGAGGAAATGGGACTTTTGGATAATCCTTATGTTGATCCTCAAAAAGCACAGGAAGTATATGATGATCCTAAAGCAGATAAATTAAGTGAAGAAATTGCACAAAAAGCAATTACATTGTTAAAAAATGATGGTATCTTGCCATTAAAAAATACGTATAAGAAAATTGCAGTTATTGGACCATTTGCAAATAAACTTTCTTCCTTTTTTGGAGGTTATGCATATCCAGCTATGATGGGTTCTTTTTTGGAAATGTGTGTAGATCCATCTGTTGCGGTAAAAATGGAAGGATTTCAAGAAATTGCGGAAAAAATGTTTGATATTGAAAGTATGAAGCAAAAAATGTATAAAGATCCATCCAAATCTTTTGCGGAAAATTTTGATAACTATTTAAAAGAAGAATTAGGTACGCAGTCATTAACAGAAGCTTTGCAGCAGGAATGTAAAGATATTACATTCGTTAGTTATGGAGAAAGTTTAAATACTGAGAATTATAAAGCATGTATTGAAAAAGCTTTAGAGGTTGCCAAAGATGCCGATGCAGTTATTCTTGCTTTAGGTGAGGTTACAGGGCAAGGAAAGGATGCAACAAGTGGAGAAGGTGTAAATAATCCAGATTTATCTTTACCATTCCATCAACAAGAACTTGTTGAAGCCATTCATTCCATTCATAAACCATCTGTATTGGTTTTATTTAATGGACGTCCTTTAGCACTTGGTGAAACAGAGCCACTAGTCAATGCCATCGTAGAAGCTTGGTATCCTGGACCATCTGGTGGAAAACCAGTTGCGAAAGTTCTATCAGGTGCATTTAATCCACAAGGACATCTTCCTGTTACATTCCCTAGAATGAGTGCGCAATGTCCAATTTATTATGGTCATAAAACAGGAAGTGGGTACATGAACATTCATCAAGAACCAGATGCTAGTGTTATGCAGCCATTATATCCATTTGGATATGGCTTAAGCTATACTACATTTAAAATCAGTAATTTAAAACATGAAAAAGAGGTAGAAATTGGTGATAGTTTTAAAGTAAGTATAGATATTACGAACACTGGTACGATTGCTGGTAGTGATGTTGTACAGGTTTATACACATTCTATGGCTCCAACAATAAATCGTCCAATTAAAGAACTTAGAGGATTTAAAAATGTATATTTAAATCCTAAAGAAACAAAAACAATTGAATTTGAATTTGATACACATCAGTTTGGATACTACAATGCATTAGAGCAGTTTGTAATAGAAAATCGTCCACAAGAAATTTTTGTAGGTGATAATTCATCTGTAATACAGGAAAAAGGACGTATTGAATTTAAGGGAAAGACAAAAGAAATACTACACGAAAGAGTGTTTGATTTTAAAGTTGTTGAAAAATAG
- a CDS encoding glycoside hydrolase family 1 protein: MAKFPENFLWGASSSSAQIEGGYDEGGRGLSIWDVKPLNKGTCSFHYASDFYHHYKEDIALMAEMGFKAYRMSISWSRILPKGEGEINKEGIAFYKDVFKECHKYGIEPVVIIFHFDLPLALEEKYGSWRDRRMMDAYVNYCKVLFENFKDDVNYWLTYNEQNMLIFFGAVDMMGGTFKRNDLNDLYNQAHIQIVVQAKAIHLCHEMCPHAKIGPAPNITTAYPKTCDPKDQIAAYNMDDLRNNFYLDPLVFGTYPKSVNTYFENHHIKLEIEDGDMELLRSCHPDFIGFNCYGNDTVEVLDFYEMDYGIFEGADNRDLSYLKALMDKPGVGKSVENDKFPKGEDGHSFDPYCIRVTARRLSDRYHLPLIITENGYGRADTLEDDGTIHDSYRIEHLKETIKQMKLGIEEGADIFGYCPWSAVDLVSTREGITKRYGFIYVDRDEDDEKAKTAEMKRYRKDSFYWYKKVISSNGEDLD; the protein is encoded by the coding sequence ATGGCAAAATTTCCAGAAAATTTTTTATGGGGTGCAAGTTCTAGTAGTGCACAAATAGAAGGAGGATATGATGAAGGAGGAAGAGGATTATCCATTTGGGATGTAAAACCTTTGAATAAAGGAACTTGTTCTTTCCACTATGCTTCTGATTTTTATCATCATTACAAAGAAGATATTGCGTTAATGGCAGAAATGGGATTTAAAGCATATCGTATGTCTATTTCCTGGTCACGTATTTTACCAAAAGGAGAAGGAGAAATTAATAAAGAAGGTATTGCCTTTTACAAAGATGTATTTAAAGAATGTCACAAATATGGTATTGAACCTGTTGTTATAATTTTCCACTTTGATTTGCCTTTGGCATTAGAAGAAAAATATGGAAGCTGGAGAGATCGACGTATGATGGATGCTTACGTCAACTATTGCAAAGTATTGTTTGAAAACTTCAAAGATGATGTTAACTACTGGTTAACTTATAATGAACAAAATATGCTGATTTTCTTTGGTGCAGTAGATATGATGGGGGGAACATTTAAAAGGAACGATTTGAATGATTTGTATAATCAGGCACATATTCAAATCGTTGTACAGGCAAAAGCTATTCATTTATGTCATGAAATGTGTCCACATGCGAAAATTGGACCAGCTCCTAATATTACAACAGCTTATCCAAAAACTTGTGATCCGAAAGATCAGATAGCTGCTTATAACATGGATGATTTAAGAAATAATTTTTATTTGGATCCATTAGTGTTTGGTACTTATCCAAAAAGTGTCAATACCTATTTTGAAAATCATCATATCAAATTAGAAATTGAAGATGGGGATATGGAACTTTTACGTAGTTGTCATCCTGATTTTATAGGATTTAACTGTTATGGAAATGATACAGTAGAAGTTTTAGATTTTTATGAGATGGATTATGGCATTTTTGAGGGTGCAGATAATCGTGACTTAAGTTATTTAAAAGCATTGATGGATAAACCTGGTGTTGGTAAAAGTGTAGAAAATGATAAGTTTCCAAAAGGAGAAGATGGACATTCTTTTGATCCATACTGTATTCGTGTAACTGCAAGACGTTTAAGTGATCGTTATCATTTACCACTTATTATTACAGAAAATGGTTATGGTAGAGCGGATACTTTGGAAGATGATGGTACTATTCATGATTCTTATCGTATTGAACATTTAAAAGAAACGATAAAACAGATGAAGCTAGGTATTGAAGAAGGAGCAGATATTTTTGGGTATTGTCCATGGAGTGCTGTTGACTTAGTTTCCACACGTGAAGGAATTACAAAGCGTTATGGATTTATTTATGTCGATCGTGATGAAGATGATGAAAAAGCAAAAACAGCCGAAATGAAACGATATCGAAAAGATAGTTTTTACTGGTATAAGAAAGTCATTTCCTCAAATGGAGAGGATTTAGATTAA
- a CDS encoding 6-phospho-beta-glucosidase, which translates to MSEKKPIKIVTIGGGSSYTPELMEGFIKRYEELPIKEIWLVDIEDGKEKLEIVGKMAQRMWDASPYDVKVYLTLNRREALKDADFVTTQFRVGLLNARIKDERIPFSYGLLGQETNGAGGIFKAFRTIPVILSIVEDMKELCPNAWLINFTNPSGMVSESVMRYGKWDKVIGLCNVPIASMMAEPATIGKTLDQLTYRFAGLNHFHWHKVYDECGKEVTQDIIDAIYSGKDTGVPENIHKLPLFKEQYDAMKMLACGYHNYYYRQEEMLKHGLEEYHGVGTRGQQVKKTEEELFELYKDPALDHKPEQLAKRGGAHYSDAACETIASIYSNANRHIVVTTRNNGAIPDLPSDCAVEVSSFVGATGAKAIAFGPLHPAERGWLQCMKNMELCVEEAAVTGDYGMALQAFFLNPQIPSGETAKRVLDELLIAHKKYLPRFKKKIEELEKEGVTIKDDVARELTEQGL; encoded by the coding sequence ATGTCCGAAAAGAAACCAATAAAAATTGTTACAATTGGAGGAGGTAGCAGTTATACTCCAGAATTAATGGAAGGTTTTATTAAACGTTATGAAGAACTTCCGATTAAAGAAATATGGTTAGTAGATATTGAAGATGGAAAAGAAAAACTAGAAATTGTAGGAAAGATGGCACAGCGTATGTGGGATGCTTCTCCTTATGATGTAAAAGTGTATTTAACACTAAATCGAAGAGAAGCATTAAAAGATGCTGATTTTGTCACAACTCAATTTCGTGTAGGTTTATTAAATGCCAGAATTAAAGATGAACGTATTCCATTCTCTTATGGTTTGTTAGGACAGGAAACGAATGGGGCTGGAGGGATTTTTAAAGCTTTTCGAACGATTCCTGTTATCTTATCTATAGTAGAAGATATGAAGGAATTATGTCCAAATGCATGGCTTATCAACTTTACAAACCCAAGTGGTATGGTAAGTGAATCTGTCATGCGTTATGGAAAATGGGACAAAGTAATTGGTTTATGCAATGTTCCAATAGCTTCTATGATGGCAGAACCAGCTACTATTGGAAAAACATTAGATCAGTTAACTTATCGATTTGCCGGTTTAAATCATTTCCATTGGCATAAAGTATACGATGAATGTGGAAAAGAGGTAACTCAGGATATAATTGATGCGATATATAGTGGAAAAGATACAGGAGTACCTGAAAACATTCATAAACTTCCTTTGTTTAAAGAACAATATGATGCGATGAAGATGCTGGCTTGTGGATATCACAATTATTACTATCGACAAGAAGAAATGTTAAAGCATGGTTTAGAGGAATATCATGGAGTTGGTACAAGAGGACAGCAGGTAAAGAAAACAGAAGAAGAATTGTTTGAATTATATAAAGATCCTGCTTTAGATCATAAACCAGAACAGTTGGCAAAACGTGGTGGTGCACATTATTCAGATGCAGCTTGTGAAACAATAGCTTCTATTTATTCCAATGCGAATCGTCATATTGTTGTAACAACAAGAAATAATGGTGCAATTCCTGATTTACCAAGTGATTGTGCAGTTGAAGTTTCTTCTTTTGTTGGGGCTACAGGAGCCAAAGCAATTGCTTTTGGACCTTTACATCCAGCTGAAAGAGGATGGCTGCAATGTATGAAAAATATGGAATTATGCGTAGAAGAAGCTGCTGTAACAGGGGATTATGGTATGGCACTACAGGCGTTCTTTTTGAATCCACAAATTCCATCAGGAGAAACAGCGAAACGAGTTTTAGATGAATTGTTGATTGCACACAAGAAATATTTACCACGATTTAAGAAAAAGATTGAAGAGTTAGAAAAAGAAGGTGTAACGATCAAAGACGACGTTGCAAGAGAGCTTACAGAGCAAGGATTGTAA